The genomic region GAGCCTGGTGGCAATGCCCAGATCGGTGGCGAAGCCTATCCCCCCCTCCCCGCTCTCGATCCTGTACCCGACGGGATCGCAGGCGTCGTGGGTGACCGGAAAAGGGTCGATGGAGACCCCCTTGAAGACGAACGGGACGCCCGGTTCGAACTCGACATAGTCGACACGGCCGATCACGTGGCGCGCAGCCTGGAGTGTGCGGGCTGACCCCAGCACCGGGAGCTTCAGGCGCCTGGCAAGCGCCCCCACACCACGGATGTGGTCGGTGTGTTCATGGGTGATCAGGATGCCGTCCAGCGTGGCAGCATCGACCCCTATCGAGGAAAGCCTGGCGATGGTCTCCCGCCCGGAAAGCCCAGCGTCGATCAGCAGGCGGCAGGCACCTGTTTCCATGAAAAGGGAGTTACCCTTGCTGCCACTCGCCAAGAGGCTGAGCCTCATGCATCCCTCCGAATTTGCGCTGATCAAGCCCGAAACAGGGGCTCATGAATGGCAGAAAAACCTTATTTTTATACAGGAAACGGGTGGCAGATTCAAGATCA from Citrifermentans bremense harbors:
- a CDS encoding MBL fold metallo-hydrolase, which gives rise to MRLSLLASGSKGNSLFMETGACRLLIDAGLSGRETIARLSSIGVDAATLDGILITHEHTDHIRGVGALARRLKLPVLGSARTLQAARHVIGRVDYVEFEPGVPFVFKGVSIDPFPVTHDACDPVGYRIESGEGGIGFATDLGIATRLTHDKLKGCRALVLEFNHDERMLQDGPYPWHLKQRIRSRHGHLSNAEGAALLEELLHPGLESVFLSHLSEVNNDPSLAMASARGLVDSQNICGPDLFLGWQHQASGVFKTD